The DNA segment CAACGGATCGCTGGACATTTTGGGGTTTTCAACGTATGGAATCAGTGAGAACACCACGCCGTACTTCAGAACCAATCCCGCCGAAAGCTTACCGATTCCCTCAAGTTCCTCAACACTGGGCCATCTCTTAACCACAACCAGCACATCAACGTCGCTGTCTTCCCTTGCCTCTCCCCTCGCGTATGAGCCGAAGAGGATTACCTCCACTAAGTCATCGCCGAGGATTTCTTGCAAACGGGACTTCACCTCACGCAGGATCTTTTCCAGTTCTTCTCTCTGGATTATAGGCATCAGCCACACCTATCTGATGATTGTCTCTTTCTGATTAAATCCTTTCCCTTCACAGCGTCAGGTCCTCCCTCGTGAGGTATCCCTCAAGGTACAGGCCGCCGAGGAAGGCCTGCCCCACGTTTATCCCGTTGTCGCCGCGCGGCACCTCGTGGGTCGTGTGGAATTTGAGTCCGTTGCTTTCGACGATTTTCCTGACTGTCTTGACTATGAGCTCATTGAAGGCGACTCCACCGCTTATTCCGATGTTCTTCACACCAAACTCCCGCGCCCTTTCTATTGCCGTTTCGGCGAATGCCCTTCCAAGGGCCAGGTGAACCGAGTAGGCTATGTCCGCTGGGGCGGCCCTGTCTAGGGCCTCCAAAGCGTCCCTGAACAGCTCATCAACCTTTATCAGCTCGCCCTCGACTGGAACCTCAAACTTGAGGTCGTTCTTGCCGCGCATCGCGAAGCTCTCAAGTTTCATGGCAGGCTCGCCCTCGTAGTGCCTTCTGTATGCTACGTTGAGGAGCACAGCGAAAGCGTCGAGGACTCTTCCCGTTGAGGACGCATAGCCAGTGTTTATTCCCTTCGCGAGCTGGTTCAGGATCACTTTGAACTCGACCTTCCCGTAGCGGAGGCTCTCTACCGCCTTGGGACAGCACCTCTCTATTATCCCCTCCAGCTCATCTATACTGTAGACCTTGCTCAGTACCCCCATAAGCGCCCTCAGCGGGTAGTAGCTTGCCAGATCTCCGCCGGGGAGCGGGTAGTAGTCTATGTGGGCCAGCCTTTCGACGTCCTCGTAGCTCAGGTATATAACCTCACCGCCCCATGTGTGGCCGTCTGTACCGTATCCGACGCCATCAATGGCTATGCCTATTATCTCATCCAGGCCGTTTTCGGCCATAATGCTCGCTATGTGGGCGTAGTGGTGTTGCACCTGGAGGAACTCTATATCGAGCTGATTGGCCATCTCCATGGCCAGCTTTGTCGTGTTGTAGCTCGGATGAAGGTCAGCTATGATTAAGTCGAAGTCCTTAACGCGAAGGAGTCTCTTGAAGTGCCCTATGGCTTTTTCTATGAACTCAAGAACCTCAACTTTGGACGTGTTGCCTATGTACTGGCTCGGGTAGACCTTCCCGTTCTTTGCCACACCGAAGGCGTTCATCAGTTCGGCCCCAACGGCCAGGCCGCTGTATTCAAAGGGTATCTCTATCGGCAGAGGCACGAAGCCCCTGCTCCTTCTTATAACCGCCCTCCTTCCGTCCACGAAGCGCACAACGCTGTCGTCGGCTCTGTTGAGTATCTTCCTGTTGTGAAGGAGGAAGTAGTCCGCAACGTCCTTCAGCTCCTCGAAGGCCCGGTCGTTGTCCTTTACCATGGGCATTCCCGGGTAGTTGGCAGAAGTCATGACGTAGACTTTGCTTCTGCTCCAGTGGAAGAGGATGTAGTGGGTTCCCGCGTATGGGAGCATAACGCCTATTGTGTGAAGTCCCGGGGCAAGGTTCTCCGGCAGGGGAAAGGGTTCCTTCTTGCGGAGGGTTATTATCGGTCTCCGGTATGAGGTCAGCTCCTCAAGCTCCTCTCTGCTTAGGAAGGCGAACTCCTCCACAGTCTCGACGTCCTTCGCCATTATTGCGAAGGGCTTCTGGGGCCTGTGGGTTCTCCTCCTCAGCTCCGCAACAGCTTCCTCGTTGGTGGCGTCACAGGCGAGGTGGATCCCGCCGATACCCTTTACCGCCACTATGTATCCCTTATCGATGAGCGCCGCCGCCTTTTTCAGCGGGTCTCCAATGATTTCCTCCCCGTCGTTAGTGTAGAGACGGTAGCTCGGCCCGCAGACAGGACAGCAGACGGGTTCTGCATGATAGCGTCTGTTGAGCGGGTCTCTGTACTCGCTCTCGCAGTAGTCGCACATCGGGAACTCTCTCATCGTGGTGTTGATTCTGTCGTATGGCAGATCTTCTATGATCGTGAACCTCGGCCCGCAGTTGGTGCAGACTATGAAGGGGTACATGTAGCGCTTGTCGGTCGGGTCAAAAAGCTCCCTCAGACAGTCGTCGCATATCGCTATGTCCGGGGGGATTATCGAGTCCCCACCAC comes from the Thermococcus thioreducens genome and includes:
- a CDS encoding nucleotidyltransferase domain-containing protein, which translates into the protein MPIIQREELEKILREVKSRLQEILGDDLVEVILFGSYARGEAREDSDVDVLVVVKRWPSVEELEGIGKLSAGLVLKYGVVFSLIPYVENPKMSSDPLIWNVSTEGIRI
- the hypF gene encoding carbamoyltransferase HypF produces the protein MKAYRLHVQGIVQAVGFRPFVYRIAHEHGLRGYVKNLGDAGVEIVVEGNEGNIEAFIRDLYAKKPPLARIESVDKKEIPLQGFDRFYIEKSSQGGGGGDSIIPPDIAICDDCLRELFDPTDKRYMYPFIVCTNCGPRFTIIEDLPYDRINTTMREFPMCDYCESEYRDPLNRRYHAEPVCCPVCGPSYRLYTNDGEEIIGDPLKKAAALIDKGYIVAVKGIGGIHLACDATNEEAVAELRRRTHRPQKPFAIMAKDVETVEEFAFLSREELEELTSYRRPIITLRKKEPFPLPENLAPGLHTIGVMLPYAGTHYILFHWSRSKVYVMTSANYPGMPMVKDNDRAFEELKDVADYFLLHNRKILNRADDSVVRFVDGRRAVIRRSRGFVPLPIEIPFEYSGLAVGAELMNAFGVAKNGKVYPSQYIGNTSKVEVLEFIEKAIGHFKRLLRVKDFDLIIADLHPSYNTTKLAMEMANQLDIEFLQVQHHYAHIASIMAENGLDEIIGIAIDGVGYGTDGHTWGGEVIYLSYEDVERLAHIDYYPLPGGDLASYYPLRALMGVLSKVYSIDELEGIIERCCPKAVESLRYGKVEFKVILNQLAKGINTGYASSTGRVLDAFAVLLNVAYRRHYEGEPAMKLESFAMRGKNDLKFEVPVEGELIKVDELFRDALEALDRAAPADIAYSVHLALGRAFAETAIERAREFGVKNIGISGGVAFNELIVKTVRKIVESNGLKFHTTHEVPRGDNGINVGQAFLGGLYLEGYLTREDLTL